Proteins from a single region of Strix aluco isolate bStrAlu1 chromosome 5, bStrAlu1.hap1, whole genome shotgun sequence:
- the RPL3 gene encoding large ribosomal subunit protein uL3: MSHRKFSAPRHGSLGFLPRKRSSRHRGKVKSFPKDDPSKPVHLTAFLGYKAGMTHIVREVDRPGSKVNKKEVVEAVTIVETPPMVIVGIVGYVQTPRGLRSFKTIFAEHISDECKRRFYKNWHKSKKKAFTKYCKKWQDEEGKKQLEKDFNSMKKYCQVIRVMAHTQMRLLPLRQKKSHLMEIQVNGGSVAEKVDWAREKLEQQVPVSTVFGQDEMIDVIGVTKGKGYKGVTSRWHTKKLPRKTHRGLRKVACIGAWHPARVAFSVARAGQKGYHHRTEINKKIYKIGQGYQIKDGKLIKNNASTDYDLSDKSINPLGGFVHYGEVTNDFIMLKGCVVGTKKRVLTLRKSLLVQTKRRALEKIDLKFIDTTSKFGHGRFQTAEEKKAFMGPLKKDRIAKEETA, from the exons ATG tCTCACCGCAAGTTCTCAGCTCCAAGGCACGGGTCTCTGGGCTTCCTGCCCCGCAAGCGCAGTAGCAGGCACAGGGGCAAGGTGAAGAGCTTTCCCAAAGATGATCCCAGCAAGCCTGTCCATCTCACTGCCTTCTTGGGGTACAAAGCTGGCATGACCCACATTGTCCGTGAAGTCGATAGACCCGGATCCA AGGTGAACAAGAAGGAGGTGGTTGAGGCAGTCACTATAGTAGAGACTCCTCCCATGGTCATCGTGGGCATTGTGGGATACGTGCAGACTCCTCGTGGTCTCCGTAGCTTCAAGACCATCTTTGCTGAGCACATCAGTGATGAGTGTAAGCGTCGCTTCTACAAGAACTG GCACAAGTCCAAGAAGAAGGCCTTCACCAAATACTGCAAGAAATGGCAGGATGAGGAGGGCaaaaagcagctggagaaagaTTTCAATAGCATGAAGAAATACTGCCAGGTTATTAGAGTCATGGCTCACACTCAG ATGCGTTTGCTTCCCCTGAGACAGAAGAAGTCTCACCTGATGGAGATCCAGGTGAATGGTGGCAGTGTTGCTGAGAAAGTGGACTGGGCCCGGGAGAAGCTGGAACAGCAGGTGCCTGTGTCAACTGTCTTTGGCCAGGATGAGATGATAGATGTCATTGGAGTCACCAAGGGCAAGGGATATAAAG GTGTTACCAGCCGTTGGCACACCAAAAAGCTGCCCCGCAAGACTCACAGGGGTCTGCGCAAAGTGGCCTGCATTGGTGCGTGGCACCCTGCTCGCGTGGCTTTCTCTGTGGCCAGGGCTGGTCAGAAGGGGTATCACCATCGGACTGAAATCAATAAGAAG ATCTACAAGATTGGCCAGGGTTACCAAATCAAGGATGGAAAGCTGATCAAAAACAATGCATCAACTGATTATGACTTGTCTGACAAGAGCATTAACCCTCTG GGAGGCTTTGTCCACTATGGTGAGGTGACCAATGACTTCATCATGCTGAAAGGTTGTGTTGTTGGGACCAAGAAGAGGGTCCTAACCCTGCGCAAG TCCCTGCTTGTGCAGACCAAGCGCCGGGCCCTGGAGAAGATTGACTTGAAGTTCATTGACACAACCTCCAAATTTGGTCATGGCCGCTTCCAGACAGCTGAGGAGAAGAAAGCTTTCATG GGACCACTCAAGAAAGATCGTATTGCAAAAGAGGAGACAGCTTAA